The following is a genomic window from Lysinibacillus sp. G4S2.
ATGAAATGCATCATAATCATTTTTATAGGCCTGTACAAGTGCATGTGCATGAGTACCCGACACTGGTATATTAAAGAGTTTACCTGCTCGAACGTTACTAGTTGAAGCAAATCCACCTATAAACGCTGCACGTGTTCCCCAAATGGCCGCATCCATCTCTTGAGCGCGTCGTGTACCGAACTCCATCGCCACCTCATTTTTTATAATTTGTTTAATGCGGCTAGCCTTTGTCGCAATTAAAGTTTGGTAGTTCACAATGTTAAGTAATGCTGTTTCAATTAGCTGTGCTTCTACTAATGGTGCTTCAATGCGGACAATTGGTTCATTAGCGAAAACAAGCTCACCTTCCGCCATAGAATACATATCCCCTGTAAACCGAATATTTTTTAAATACTCGATAAAATCCTCTTTATAACCAACTACTTCACGCAAATACGCAATATCCGAATCACTGAAGCGAAAATCACGTAAATACTCAAGCATTCTCTCTAACCCCGCAAAAATAGCATAACCATTGCCAAAAGGTAATTTTCTAAAATATAATTCGAAAATTGCTTTTCTATTATGTATACCATCAGCCCAATACGACTCTGCCATATTGATTTGGTATAAGTCCGTGTGTAGCGCTAAGCTATCATCTGCATAGTTTGATCTCACAAGAAACCCCTTCTTCCGCTTTGATAATTAGTCCTAGTATACACTATATACCCAAATTCTTGCGTTTGAACATTCTCCTGTATTCATGTTAGATTTCCTCACATGAATAATCAGAAAATTTCGAACTGTACACATTTTAGACACATTTTTTAGTACCGCTTTCATTCCTTTTATAAAAACCTTTTTAGCAAACTATTACGAAACGCGAAATATACGGTGTAACAAAACATAACATGCATTACAAAAAAATAATTGCACTGTTTTTGATGCCGTTTTAACATGTAAATTAAAATTACAACAAGGAGCTGGTAGTGATGAAGAAAATAGAAGCAATCATTCGTCCCGAAGTTTTCGGCGCTGTTAGGGACGGACTGGCACAGGAAGGAATTGCAGGACTAAGTGTTTCTGAAATTGCTGGCTGCGGAAAGCAATTAGGCCGGACTGGGTTATTTCGTGGAAATACCTATGAAATTGAATTTTTATCGAAGTTGAAACTAGAAATGATTGTGGATGACGAAAAAGTAGATCCAATTGTAGAAGTTTTATTACGTGATGCAGCAACCGGCAAAGTTGGTGACGGTAAAATCTTTATTTATCCAGTAGAACAAGCAATTCGTATCCGCACAAAAGAAGTCGGATCGATTGCAGTAGAATAAAGGGGGCGATATATATGGATGAAGCAATATTATCTGTAAATTTAGTTTGGATGATGCTCGGTACAATTTTAGTATTCTTTATGCATGCAGGATTTGCGATGGTTGAGGCTGGCTTTACGCGTTCAAAAAACGCAGTCAATATTATTATGAAAAACTTCCTTACGATTTCACTTGGCGGTATCGTCTATTTTCTATGTGGTTACGCTATTATGTTCGGTGATACAGTTGGCGGTTTCTTCGGTACAAGTGGCTTCGCTTTAACAGGTGTAGATGATCTTTCCTTCTTTATCTTCCAAACAATGTTTGCAGCAACTGGAGCAACAATTTTATCTGGAGCAGTGGCAGAACGTACGAATATCTTTGCTTATATCGGCGTTATTATTCTCATGTCATCTCTTGTTTATCCTGTTGTTGGTCATTGGGTTTGGAGTGGCCAAGGTTGGTTAACAGATCTTGGCTTTGTTGACTTCGCTGGATCTACTGCTGTTCACTTATCAGGTGCAGTTGCGGCATTTATAGCAGCGATTATGGTCGGCCCCCGTCTTGGTAAATATGAAAATGGTCGTGTTAACGTTATTACAGGACATAGCATTCCACTAGGAGCTCTAGGCGTATTTTTACTTTGGTTTGGTTGGTTCGGCTTCAATGGTGCCTCTACATTAGCTGCTGATCCTAAACTTGTTCCTATCGTCATCGCAAATACATTTTTCGCAGCGGCTGCTGGAGTTGTCGCTACTGCCTTTTATACACAGTTTCGATATGGTCATATCGATGGCTCACTAACATTAAACGGTGCTTTAGCAGGGCTCGTAGCTATTACTGCTGGTGCTGCGAATGTTAGTATTATCGGTTCAATCATTATCGGCATGATTGCCGCTCCATTATTAGTTGAGGGCGTCCGCTTTATTGAATGGAAATTAAAAATTGATGATCCTGTTGGAGCAATTGCTGTGCATGGTATCTGTGGTGCTTGGGGTACCCTTGCAGTTGGCTTGTTTGATATTGGTGGTCAAGGATTATTTTACGGCGGAGGCTTTGGCCTATTAGGTGTGCAAGCAATTGGGGTTATCGCTACAATTGCCTGGGTTAGCGTTTCAGTAACAGCTGGTTTATTTATAATAAAAGCATTTGTGCCATTACGAGTTTCCACTGAGGAAGAAATCGCTGGCTTAGACGTCATCGAGCACGGCGCCCCTGCTTATGAATTTCAGGATATTTTCAAAGGCTCTGCCGTTCGAGGAGAAACATTTGCTCAGCGTCTAACTCATTTCGGTAAAACACACACTAAGGTCCAAGAAGAACATGTATAGTGCTCATTGAGCTTTTATTCCTTTGCAACGAAGAACAAGAATCTGCACGCGCCTTAAGCAGCATATGCAGATTCTTCTTTTTACGCTCTCTCTAACGCAAGTAAAAATTCTTTCATAGCTAGTCCACTACGAAAACCTGTTAGCTTACCATCTTTACCAATCACACGATGACATGGAATTATCGCTAATATTGGATTGGCACCGATTGCACTGCCTACAGCTCTTACTGCTTTCGGATTACCGATGCGATGCGCAATATTTGAGTACGTTGTAGTTGTACCATATGGTAGCTCCTTCAACGCATCCCATACCGCTAATTGAAACGGCGTCCCTTTTACATGTATCGGTAAATCAAATTCGGTAAGCGCTCCATTTAAATACGCTGTTAATTGTTTAATATACGGCTGTAACTTTGCTTTATGTTCTTCAAAGCGATAACCTTTAAATGGCTTTTTCGCCCACTCTTCTACCTCTTCAAACGGTGCATTTGGTGTTCCTATGTATACAAGCCCTTCATCTGAGGCAACGATATACATATCGCCTTGTGCATATGTTAGTGTATCTACATATAATATGTCCATTCCCCTGTTCCCCCACATTCCATCATTATCATTAATGCTAAATAGCTGTAGCTCCCCTTTATTTCATGCTACAGTAATTTTACCTACTAGTACAAAGGAGTTCAACTATATGAATACGTTATACGAACCTGCTATTCACCTTCAACAGGTCAGCTTTTCAGCAAATGACAAGACGATATTAAAATCGATTACAGGGTCATTCCCTAAAGGAAAAATCACAACTTTAGTTGGTCCTTCAGGCGCTGGTAAAACAACTCTGCTTAAATTGTGTAATGGACTATTATCATCTACAGATGGTCAAATATTAATTGACAATCAAGACATTTCTACATATGAGCCAACTGCTTTAAGACAACATGTAGGGATCGCT
Proteins encoded in this region:
- a CDS encoding methylated-DNA--[protein]-cysteine S-methyltransferase — protein: MDILYVDTLTYAQGDMYIVASDEGLVYIGTPNAPFEEVEEWAKKPFKGYRFEEHKAKLQPYIKQLTAYLNGALTEFDLPIHVKGTPFQLAVWDALKELPYGTTTTYSNIAHRIGNPKAVRAVGSAIGANPILAIIPCHRVIGKDGKLTGFRSGLAMKEFLLALERA
- the amt gene encoding ammonium transporter, coding for MDEAILSVNLVWMMLGTILVFFMHAGFAMVEAGFTRSKNAVNIIMKNFLTISLGGIVYFLCGYAIMFGDTVGGFFGTSGFALTGVDDLSFFIFQTMFAATGATILSGAVAERTNIFAYIGVIILMSSLVYPVVGHWVWSGQGWLTDLGFVDFAGSTAVHLSGAVAAFIAAIMVGPRLGKYENGRVNVITGHSIPLGALGVFLLWFGWFGFNGASTLAADPKLVPIVIANTFFAAAAGVVATAFYTQFRYGHIDGSLTLNGALAGLVAITAGAANVSIIGSIIIGMIAAPLLVEGVRFIEWKLKIDDPVGAIAVHGICGAWGTLAVGLFDIGGQGLFYGGGFGLLGVQAIGVIATIAWVSVSVTAGLFIIKAFVPLRVSTEEEIAGLDVIEHGAPAYEFQDIFKGSAVRGETFAQRLTHFGKTHTKVQEEHV
- a CDS encoding P-II family nitrogen regulator, which produces MKKIEAIIRPEVFGAVRDGLAQEGIAGLSVSEIAGCGKQLGRTGLFRGNTYEIEFLSKLKLEMIVDDEKVDPIVEVLLRDAATGKVGDGKIFIYPVEQAIRIRTKEVGSIAVE